The window CCAATACACTGCGAGTATTGCCGCGCACTGTTACCGGAACCGCCTGGTTATACAACCCGGCATGACATAACATCAGGCGCGTTTCCGTTTCATTGAACGCCGATAAAGCCCGCCGACACTGATCGGCATTGCAGAGTTCTTCCCCTCCAAATTCATGAATTAATTGGCAAAACGGCTCAAAACGCTCTTTGGATAAATCCGTAATGAACTCATCAAGATCGCCATTCTTAAGCTCATACAACCCAATCGGCAGATTTGTCGCTTGGGTGAATAAATCGAGCAAATCTGCTTGGGCTTGTTTACGCTGAAGTTCCAGATCTATCATTGATACTCCCCTTTCTTGTCTAGGCACAACCACCACATGAATGTTCCCATAAGACACGTATAATCTCACAAAAAACCTTGTCCCCTGGTTCATACTGTTCGAGGGCAATTTGCATCAGTTGTTTCAATGTCTCGGGAGAAACTTCGGGGAACTCAGCCAGCTCATACAGGCCTGTCAGATCGTTCTCAAAGAATTTTCGCAAAGATACAGCTTCGGAAATCCGCCGCAGACTGGCGTTATCGCCCAGATTAATGGCGCGCTCATAGCGCTTGCTGAGTTGTTCTTTCTGGCGTTCGCTGATGGCATTGACATGCTCCTGCGCATACTCGCGCTGCCCTGAAATATCACGTTGAATTGGCGGTAGCAATTCCTCGCGCTCCCAGCGAAAGATGGTACTCTTTGAGATGCCGAACATCTGGCAAATTTCTACAGTGGAATAAACGGGTTCATCACTCATGGCGTTTTTTACTCGATTTAGTGTAGTCCCCTTCGTATCAATATTAAAACATATTAGCTATATCTATAGTATTTTCTCTTTCTCATGGTACTACTATCTTCATTTTTTGTCAAATCAGCAGATTCTTTGCGTGAAGCCGTGGTATAAATGTTCCCTATGAATGAAAGTAGCAGTTTCTATCCCCCGCGGCGCGCAGGCAGCATCTTCCAGGTTAGCGCAATCATTGTGTTGATTGTGGCAACTATCTGGGGATTTTGGATGGCTACCGAAGCGCAAGTTGGCCCGGTTTTCTTGCTCTATCTACTGCCGGC of the Chloroflexota bacterium genome contains:
- a CDS encoding MerR family DNA-binding transcriptional regulator, with the protein product MSDEPVYSTVEICQMFGISKSTIFRWEREELLPPIQRDISGQREYAQEHVNAISERQKEQLSKRYERAINLGDNASLRRISEAVSLRKFFENDLTGLYELAEFPEVSPETLKQLMQIALEQYEPGDKVFCEIIRVLWEHSCGGCA